A single window of Intrasporangium calvum DSM 43043 DNA harbors:
- a CDS encoding DUF6036 family nucleotidyltransferase has translation MNKFGYYAQGVEVSTAVLPTGWEDRLITWQSQAMRPSRALFLEPHDLALAKLAAFRDKDRAFVTALLNAKLLATDTIIDRLADLPVSPQTRDRITGFLRPWSS, from the coding sequence ATGAACAAGTTCGGCTACTACGCCCAAGGAGTCGAGGTCAGCACCGCAGTGCTGCCAACAGGCTGGGAGGACCGACTCATCACCTGGCAGAGCCAGGCCATGCGGCCATCTCGAGCACTCTTCCTCGAGCCACACGACTTGGCCCTGGCCAAGCTGGCAGCATTCCGCGACAAGGACCGAGCCTTCGTCACTGCCCTGCTCAACGCGAAGCTCCTCGCAACAGACACGATCATCGACCGACTCGCCGACCTACCGGTATCGCCGCAGACCCGCGACCGAATCACCGGCTTCCTGCGCCCCTGGTCTAGTTGA
- a CDS encoding integrase core domain-containing protein gives MATTTSSPRHPQTCGKKEREWSSLQQWLRARPPAHSKDELTKMVEAYEAIFNTSRPHQSLDGATPASVYQATAKAEPGPGGPQSRRFLHDVRASSRGYVDIARTRIRLGSDWAGADLTYLADLGHVVLFHGNDIIAKVELDREAGLGQPHTTRAEVHAPPDQPGPAAAPRRRSPEPVKAGRQDTRRAPALTGSKTVPRSADGPRSTVEP, from the coding sequence GTGGCGACCACCACCTCCAGCCCGCGGCACCCGCAGACCTGCGGGAAGAAAGAACGCGAGTGGAGCTCGCTGCAGCAGTGGCTGCGAGCCCGCCCACCGGCCCACAGCAAGGACGAGCTGACCAAGATGGTCGAGGCGTACGAGGCCATCTTCAACACCAGCCGGCCCCACCAGTCCCTCGACGGGGCCACCCCGGCCTCCGTGTACCAAGCCACCGCCAAGGCCGAGCCCGGCCCGGGTGGGCCCCAGTCACGGCGATTCCTGCACGACGTGCGGGCCAGCTCCCGCGGCTACGTCGACATCGCCCGAACCCGGATCCGGCTCGGCTCGGACTGGGCCGGCGCGGACCTGACCTATCTGGCCGACCTGGGCCACGTCGTGCTCTTCCACGGCAACGACATCATCGCCAAGGTCGAGCTCGACCGCGAGGCCGGCCTCGGGCAACCGCACACGACCCGCGCTGAGGTGCACGCTCCTCCGGACCAGCCCGGCCCGGCCGCCGCCCCAAGGCGCCGATCGCCGGAGCCGGTCAAGGCTGGACGTCAGGACACCCGAAGGGCCCCGGCCTTGACCGGCTCCAAGACGGTGCCACGCTCAGCTGACGGGCCGCGCAGTACCGTGGAACCGTAA
- a CDS encoding YajQ family cyclic di-GMP-binding protein — protein sequence MADASFDIVSKFDKQEIANAVNSAAKEISTRYDFKNVGASVELAGEVIKMKANTEDRCKAVLDVVQTHLVKRKVSLKHLDVPEAGPRLSGKEYHLDCPLKEGISQENAKKINKLIRDEGPKGVKSQIQGDELRVTSKSRDDLQAVQRMLQAADLDVALNFTNYR from the coding sequence ATGGCCGACGCCTCGTTCGACATCGTCAGCAAGTTCGACAAGCAGGAGATCGCGAATGCCGTCAACAGCGCGGCCAAGGAGATCTCGACGCGCTATGACTTCAAGAACGTCGGCGCCTCGGTCGAGCTGGCCGGCGAGGTCATCAAGATGAAGGCGAACACGGAGGATCGCTGCAAGGCAGTGCTCGACGTCGTCCAGACGCACCTGGTCAAGCGCAAGGTCAGCCTGAAGCATCTCGATGTGCCCGAGGCAGGCCCGCGCCTGTCCGGCAAGGAGTACCACCTCGACTGCCCCCTCAAGGAGGGCATCTCGCAGGAGAACGCGAAGAAGATCAACAAGCTGATCCGGGACGAGGGGCCCAAGGGCGTCAAGTCGCAGATCCAGGGAGATGAGCTGCGCGTCACGAGCAAGTCTCGCGACGACCTTCAGGCCGTCCAGCGGATGCTCCAGGCCGCCGACCTCGACGTGGCGCTGAACTTCACCAACTATCGCTGA